The Candidatus Cloacimonadota bacterium genome window below encodes:
- a CDS encoding glycogen debranching enzyme N-terminal domain-containing protein encodes MNNYFMETHHHEWILTNKLGSYALGTGNLINQRKYHGLLIASDRNFNRHHLVAGMEEKVEWRGQILHLDSNNYSNCIYPEGFLYLVKPWLRPFPTFLYSALPHQNDILIRKEIKMDADTNAVLVKYTNLGQHKLHFTLHPKFTLVAHHELNQPGSLDHEQFDTVFENNADGCVFRATRAANGLQVCGAMRGAELTPNRYTYYNVFYPWEVMSGYAGIGDQISLFELNFTLGIGESKTLLFADQQIADPDKTIARIEKRYAGLPKPKDFPREPDTDDSLIGNLDLNDNYLYSHAEYLRLLEFALKDFIANDDIVAGYPYYGAWGRDTMIVLNSLMHNPKNLKLVGKVLLRYKRELKDGLIPNMRAESGREANYDTVDATLWFVILMWKLGRYKQDKAFWRESIKLIEEVLTGILNNYQYPFFVRPDGLIELKEEFAHATWMDVRADGQPVTPRHGAPVEINALWYNAVCCYQAMCDEYRRLAKIRYMPIEQITDMKDLIHTSFQKFWTNGYLADRLLGDKPVEEVRPNAVIALSLPWEIVDRDKMRQVWDRACAELYTPYGLRSLSPKDFRFRKKYYGTQRERDLAYHNGSVWAWLLGPFCGLFLKINRDLLPPQELADRLSEQIDTFRCSFMRGHIASLAEVWDGDHPHFPKGAPAQAISVAALYNIETFIQSVTDAQPAPAARKPRKKPAKRKQP; translated from the coding sequence GTGAATAACTATTTCATGGAGACCCATCACCACGAGTGGATCCTGACCAACAAGCTGGGGTCCTACGCTTTGGGAACGGGCAACCTGATCAACCAGCGCAAATACCACGGGCTGCTGATCGCCAGCGACAGGAATTTCAACCGGCACCATCTGGTGGCGGGGATGGAGGAAAAGGTGGAGTGGCGCGGCCAGATCCTGCATCTGGACAGCAACAACTACAGCAACTGCATCTATCCCGAGGGATTTTTGTATCTGGTGAAGCCCTGGCTGCGGCCCTTCCCCACCTTTCTCTATTCCGCGCTGCCGCATCAGAACGACATCCTGATCCGCAAAGAGATCAAGATGGACGCCGATACGAACGCCGTGCTGGTGAAATACACCAATCTGGGGCAGCACAAGCTGCATTTCACCCTGCACCCCAAATTCACCCTGGTGGCGCATCACGAGCTTAACCAGCCGGGCAGCCTGGACCACGAGCAGTTCGACACCGTGTTTGAAAACAACGCAGACGGCTGCGTTTTCCGGGCCACCCGCGCCGCCAACGGCCTGCAGGTCTGCGGAGCCATGCGGGGAGCGGAACTCACACCGAACCGCTATACCTATTACAATGTTTTCTACCCCTGGGAAGTGATGAGCGGATATGCCGGCATCGGCGACCAGATCAGCCTCTTCGAGCTGAATTTCACGCTGGGGATCGGTGAAAGCAAGACCCTGCTCTTCGCGGATCAGCAGATCGCCGATCCGGACAAGACCATCGCCAGGATCGAAAAACGCTACGCGGGCCTGCCCAAACCCAAGGATTTTCCACGGGAACCGGACACCGACGACAGCCTGATCGGCAACCTGGACCTGAACGACAACTACCTTTACAGCCACGCAGAGTATCTGCGGCTGCTGGAATTCGCGCTAAAGGATTTCATCGCCAACGACGACATCGTGGCCGGCTATCCCTATTACGGGGCCTGGGGCCGCGACACCATGATCGTGCTCAATTCCCTGATGCATAACCCCAAAAACCTGAAACTGGTGGGAAAGGTGCTGCTGCGCTACAAACGCGAGTTGAAGGACGGCCTGATCCCGAACATGCGCGCCGAATCCGGCCGGGAGGCGAATTACGACACTGTGGACGCCACCCTCTGGTTCGTGATCCTGATGTGGAAACTGGGCCGCTACAAACAAGACAAAGCCTTTTGGCGCGAGAGCATCAAGCTGATCGAAGAAGTGCTCACCGGTATCCTGAACAATTACCAGTATCCCTTCTTTGTGCGTCCGGACGGCCTGATCGAGCTAAAGGAAGAATTCGCCCACGCCACCTGGATGGACGTGCGGGCGGACGGACAGCCGGTTACGCCAAGGCACGGAGCGCCGGTGGAGATCAACGCCCTCTGGTACAACGCCGTCTGCTGCTATCAGGCCATGTGCGACGAATACCGCCGCCTGGCCAAGATCCGCTACATGCCCATCGAGCAGATCACCGACATGAAGGACCTGATCCACACTTCCTTCCAGAAATTCTGGACCAACGGATATCTGGCGGACCGCTTGCTGGGCGACAAACCCGTCGAAGAGGTGCGACCCAACGCCGTGATAGCGCTTTCCCTGCCCTGGGAGATAGTCGACCGCGATAAAATGCGGCAGGTCTGGGACCGCGCCTGCGCTGAACTTTACACCCCCTACGGCCTGCGGAGCCTGAGCCCGAAAGATTTCCGCTTCCGCAAGAAATATTACGGCACCCAGCGTGAACGCGACCTGGCCTATCATAACGGCAGCGTCTGGGCTTGGCTGCTGGGGCCTTTCTGCGGCCTGTTCCTGAAAATCAACCGCGACCTGCTGCCGCCCCAGGAACTGGCGGACAGGCTGAGCGAACAGATCGACACCTTCCGCTGCAGTTTCATGCGCGGGCACATCGCCTCCCTGGCCGAGGTCTGGGACGGCGACCACCCCCATTTCCCCAAAGGCGCTCCGGCCCAGGCGATCAGCGTGGCCGCGCTCTATAACATTGAGACCTTCATCCAAAGCGTCACCGACGCCCAACCGGCCCCGGCCGCCCGAAAACCCCGCAAGAAACCGGCCAAGAGGAAACAGCCATGA
- a CDS encoding glycosyltransferase, producing MKILMFTWEFPPLISGGLGMACYGMVRALLALGIKIDLVLPTKEMVYFPLREESDADTLPAVFVDPILQREYQRQSFETLHERLEYIGISGRPESYFRLSELSEFNPEVRLDRWQTQFNSVQEREIFADLATNLTGDEDLIKKVQEFTLRAERFARGLDYNLIHAHDWLTYPSGILAKKISQKPLVMHIHATEFDRAGGPGDERVHKIEHAGMMYADKVIAVSQYTAQMIMSRYRIDTAKIRIVHNAFSLSEESLTAKQRIFKGPTVLFLGRVTLQKGPDYYLEVAAQVLKAHPEARFIVAGTGDMSRKLLRDSAARKLQNRFLFTGFLNRSQVEDILRAADIYMLPSVSEPFGISPLEAMAFGLTSIISKQSGVAEVVNHAFKIDYWDVDLMANTVNHLIENPDKCRKMGLEGMREVTQIHWKEAAEKIRVVYSTTLAEYIKSNS from the coding sequence ATGAAAATACTGATGTTCACCTGGGAGTTTCCGCCCCTGATCTCCGGGGGCCTGGGCATGGCCTGTTACGGCATGGTGCGCGCTCTGCTGGCTTTGGGCATCAAGATCGACCTCGTGCTGCCCACCAAGGAAATGGTCTATTTCCCGTTGCGGGAGGAAAGCGACGCGGACACCCTGCCGGCTGTGTTCGTGGACCCCATCCTGCAAAGGGAATACCAGCGCCAGAGTTTTGAAACGCTGCATGAACGGCTGGAATACATCGGCATCAGCGGGCGTCCGGAATCCTATTTCCGCCTGTCCGAGCTGAGCGAATTCAACCCCGAAGTGCGCCTGGACCGCTGGCAAACGCAGTTCAACAGCGTTCAGGAGCGCGAGATCTTCGCCGACCTGGCCACCAACCTGACTGGCGATGAGGACCTGATCAAAAAGGTGCAGGAATTCACCCTGCGAGCCGAGCGGTTCGCGCGCGGCCTGGATTACAACCTGATCCACGCGCACGACTGGCTCACCTACCCCTCCGGCATCCTGGCCAAAAAGATCTCCCAAAAACCGCTGGTAATGCACATCCACGCCACGGAATTCGACCGCGCCGGCGGACCCGGCGACGAGCGCGTGCACAAGATCGAGCACGCCGGCATGATGTACGCGGACAAGGTGATCGCCGTTTCGCAGTACACCGCGCAGATGATCATGTCGCGCTACCGCATCGACACGGCCAAGATCCGCATCGTGCACAACGCCTTTTCGCTTTCCGAGGAATCGCTGACGGCCAAGCAGCGCATCTTCAAGGGTCCCACGGTGCTCTTCCTGGGCCGGGTAACCCTGCAAAAGGGGCCGGATTACTATCTGGAAGTGGCCGCCCAGGTGCTGAAAGCGCATCCGGAGGCGCGCTTCATCGTGGCCGGTACCGGCGACATGTCCCGCAAACTATTGCGCGACTCCGCCGCCCGCAAACTGCAGAACAGATTCCTCTTCACCGGCTTCCTGAACCGCAGCCAGGTGGAGGATATCCTGCGCGCGGCCGACATCTACATGCTGCCCTCGGTTTCCGAGCCCTTCGGGATCTCGCCGCTGGAGGCGATGGCCTTCGGCCTCACCTCCATCATCTCCAAGCAGAGTGGCGTGGCGGAAGTGGTGAACCACGCCTTCAAGATCGATTACTGGGACGTGGACCTGATGGCCAATACGGTGAACCATCTGATCGAAAATCCCGACAAATGCCGTAAAATGGGACTGGAAGGCATGCGCGAGGTCACCCAGATCCACTGGAAGGAAGCGGCGGAAAAGATCCGCGTGGTCTATTCCACCACCCTCGCCGAATACATTAAAAGCAATTCCTGA
- a CDS encoding glycoside hydrolase family 57 protein, whose protein sequence is MLNVVFYFQVHQPYRLKHLNVLDIGKNTDHFDDRLNAQVMRKVAEKCYLPTNKLLLELIRKLEGRFKVAYSITGTAIEQFKAWSPETLDSFKALVDTGCVELLGETYYHSLAFLYDTNEFLDQVTLHRELMQREFGYYTETFRNTELIYQDSLSDLVFEIEGFKTIITEGAERILDWRTPLYAYKNYSKDINLLLKFYQLSDDIAFRFSNRDWPEYPLTVDKFVNWIDHLTLAETEGRNQFLNLFMDYETFGEHQWADSGIFDFMQHFPGEVLKRQHLGFATPKETYGLANYQQEGLSFPTPVSWADAERDLSAWLSNDMQHNAIETLYRLLQLVKQKGDPQLLELARKLSTSDHFYYMCTKYFTDGDVHKYFSPYDSPDQAYIYYMNAMADLEERLS, encoded by the coding sequence ATGTTAAACGTGGTTTTCTACTTTCAAGTGCACCAGCCCTACCGGCTCAAACATCTGAATGTTTTGGACATCGGCAAGAACACGGACCATTTCGACGACCGCCTCAACGCCCAGGTGATGCGCAAAGTGGCGGAAAAATGCTATCTGCCCACCAACAAACTGCTGCTGGAACTGATCCGCAAGCTGGAGGGACGCTTCAAGGTGGCCTATTCCATCACGGGCACGGCCATCGAGCAGTTCAAAGCCTGGAGCCCGGAAACCCTGGATTCCTTCAAGGCGCTGGTGGACACCGGCTGCGTGGAGCTATTGGGCGAAACCTACTACCATTCCCTGGCCTTCCTTTACGACACCAACGAGTTCCTGGACCAGGTGACCCTGCACCGGGAACTGATGCAGCGGGAGTTCGGCTATTACACAGAAACCTTCCGCAATACGGAACTGATCTATCAGGACAGCCTTTCGGACCTGGTGTTCGAGATCGAGGGCTTCAAGACCATCATCACCGAAGGCGCCGAACGCATCCTCGATTGGCGCACCCCGCTCTACGCCTATAAAAATTACTCCAAAGACATCAACCTGCTGCTGAAATTCTATCAGCTTTCGGACGACATCGCCTTCCGCTTCTCGAACCGCGACTGGCCGGAATATCCGCTCACGGTGGACAAATTCGTGAACTGGATCGACCACCTCACCCTGGCCGAGACCGAAGGCCGCAACCAGTTCCTGAACCTCTTCATGGACTACGAAACCTTCGGCGAGCACCAGTGGGCTGATTCCGGGATCTTCGACTTCATGCAGCATTTCCCCGGCGAAGTGCTCAAGCGCCAGCACTTGGGCTTTGCCACGCCCAAAGAGACATACGGGCTGGCCAACTACCAGCAGGAAGGGCTGTCCTTCCCCACGCCGGTCTCCTGGGCCGACGCCGAGCGCGACCTCTCCGCCTGGCTTTCCAACGACATGCAGCACAACGCCATCGAAACCCTCTACCGGCTGCTGCAACTGGTGAAACAAAAAGGGGATCCGCAACTGCTGGAACTGGCGCGCAAACTGAGCACCTCCGACCATTTCTACTACATGTGCACCAAATATTTCACCGACGGCGACGTGCACAAGTATTTCTCGCCCTACGATTCTCCGGACCAGGCCTACATCTATTACATGAACGCCATGGCCGATCTCGAGGAAAGGCTGAGCTGA
- a CDS encoding sigma-54 dependent transcriptional regulator, whose protein sequence is MKGKIIILEDDLVLASQIGKVLKANDYSVLHSTNSDAFFEELRSFMPDVILLDVFLVGSRLNGIQVLKYLKDNLDFNYKVIVISGEVNTEQVREIRASGAYHFIEKGANFSINQLLLHIENAVTLKRQEEQNLDLQIEYLNLKKQFTRTFPFIGESEGISKLRSQLMKFAEVDEDILILGENGTGKEVAANYYYVNSKRFGMPFHTILCSSLNESLIERELFGRERGTEGGQDRGTVGLFEKCSEGILFLDEVTNLSTQSQAKILRAVENKEIQVVGGAMKQVNTRLVYTSNAELKALADSARIRRDFYYRIEGNVIQIPPLRERGDDILLLMSYFITSYANSYHLSEQLDLQALKDELLSYKWPGNVRELKNFCRFISINEREISNKTILRHLHNKLLQSQDDGAVGMDRYFQIKSIRDSTSAFERDYILHFLKVNDWMVSKTAQVIGLERTTLYKKIKQLGLAQMLENH, encoded by the coding sequence ATGAAAGGCAAGATCATCATCCTGGAAGACGACCTGGTGCTGGCCAGCCAGATCGGCAAAGTGCTGAAGGCAAACGATTACTCGGTGCTGCATTCCACGAATTCGGACGCCTTTTTCGAGGAACTGCGGAGCTTCATGCCGGATGTGATCCTGCTGGATGTGTTTCTGGTGGGCAGCCGGCTGAACGGCATCCAGGTGCTGAAATACCTTAAGGACAACCTGGACTTCAACTACAAGGTGATCGTGATCTCCGGCGAGGTGAACACCGAACAAGTGCGCGAGATCCGGGCCAGCGGCGCTTACCACTTCATCGAAAAAGGCGCCAACTTCAGCATCAACCAATTGCTGCTGCACATAGAAAACGCCGTGACCCTCAAACGCCAGGAAGAGCAAAACCTGGACCTGCAGATCGAGTATCTGAACCTCAAAAAGCAGTTCACACGCACCTTTCCCTTCATCGGTGAAAGCGAAGGCATCTCCAAGCTGCGCAGCCAACTGATGAAGTTCGCCGAGGTGGACGAAGACATCCTCATCCTGGGTGAAAACGGCACCGGCAAAGAGGTGGCGGCCAACTACTACTACGTGAATTCCAAACGTTTCGGCATGCCCTTTCACACCATATTGTGCAGTTCCCTGAACGAATCCCTGATCGAGCGCGAGCTGTTCGGCCGGGAACGAGGCACGGAAGGGGGGCAGGACCGCGGCACAGTGGGCCTGTTTGAAAAATGCTCCGAAGGCATCCTCTTTCTGGATGAGGTGACCAACCTGAGCACGCAGTCGCAGGCCAAGATCCTGCGCGCGGTGGAGAACAAAGAGATCCAGGTGGTGGGCGGCGCGATGAAACAGGTGAACACACGCCTGGTTTACACCTCCAACGCGGAACTGAAGGCTTTGGCGGATTCCGCCCGCATTCGCCGTGATTTCTACTACCGCATCGAAGGCAACGTGATCCAAATCCCGCCGCTGCGGGAACGGGGCGACGACATCCTGCTGCTGATGAGCTATTTCATCACCAGCTATGCCAACAGCTACCATCTAAGCGAGCAGCTGGACCTGCAGGCACTGAAGGACGAACTGCTGTCCTATAAATGGCCCGGCAACGTGCGCGAACTGAAGAATTTCTGCCGCTTCATCAGCATCAACGAACGCGAGATCAGCAACAAAACCATCCTCAGGCATCTGCACAACAAGCTTCTGCAAAGCCAGGACGACGGGGCCGTGGGCATGGACCGCTACTTCCAGATCAAGAGCATCCGGGACAGCACCTCGGCTTTCGAGCGCGATTACATCCTGCATTTTCTGAAGGTCAACGACTGGATGGTGAGCAAAACCGCCCAGGTGATCGGACTCGAGCGCACCACCCTCTATAAAAAGATCAAGCAGCTGGGCCTCGCCCAGATGCTGGAAAACCACTGA
- the tsaD gene encoding tRNA (adenosine(37)-N6)-threonylcarbamoyltransferase complex transferase subunit TsaD, producing the protein MNRILAFESSCDDTSVAIVGDNYEVICNLVSTQTDHADFGGVLPELASRLHLQNILHLTEAALGNSGLRREDIAALAVSINPGLIGSLIVGLAFAKSLAWSWHKPLITVNHMLSHIFANFIEHPRLRPPFLALVVSGGHTELVHFSTLTDFTVVGKTLDDAAGETFDKTAKLLGLGFPGGPELDRAAQSGDPAFHNFPRALKRRDDMNFSYSGLKTAVLEYLARHEREFVAAHLPDLAASIQQAIIDPLIGKSLKYALEQGLDTILLAGGVAANSALRKQLSASASARGIEVCIPSQKLCVDNAAMVGAAAIPKLREGQFAALDVNAFSTKGTKTL; encoded by the coding sequence ATGAACCGCATCCTGGCCTTCGAATCCTCCTGCGACGACACCTCCGTGGCCATCGTGGGCGACAACTATGAAGTGATCTGCAACCTGGTCTCCACCCAAACCGATCACGCCGATTTTGGCGGGGTGCTGCCGGAGCTGGCTTCCCGCCTGCACCTGCAGAACATACTCCACCTCACGGAAGCGGCCTTGGGCAACAGCGGCCTGCGGCGGGAGGACATCGCCGCCCTGGCGGTTTCCATCAATCCCGGGCTGATCGGATCACTGATCGTGGGCCTGGCCTTTGCCAAAAGCCTGGCCTGGAGCTGGCATAAGCCGCTGATCACCGTCAATCACATGCTTTCGCACATCTTTGCCAATTTCATCGAGCATCCGCGCCTCCGCCCGCCCTTCCTGGCCCTGGTGGTATCCGGCGGACACACGGAGTTGGTGCATTTCAGCACCCTCACGGATTTCACGGTGGTGGGCAAAACCCTGGATGACGCTGCCGGCGAGACTTTCGACAAGACTGCCAAGCTGCTGGGGCTGGGCTTCCCCGGCGGTCCGGAACTGGACCGGGCTGCCCAGAGCGGAGATCCGGCCTTCCACAACTTTCCCCGCGCCCTCAAACGCAGGGACGACATGAACTTCAGCTACAGCGGCCTGAAGACCGCCGTGCTTGAGTATCTGGCCCGGCACGAACGGGAGTTTGTGGCCGCGCATTTGCCAGACCTCGCCGCCTCGATCCAGCAGGCCATCATCGACCCCCTGATAGGCAAATCCCTCAAATACGCCCTGGAACAGGGATTGGACACCATTCTCCTGGCCGGTGGGGTGGCCGCCAATTCCGCCCTGAGGAAACAACTCAGCGCTAGTGCCAGCGCGCGGGGCATCGAGGTTTGCATCCCTTCGCAGAAGCTCTGCGTGGACAACGCCGCCATGGTGGGGGCCGCAGCCATTCCCAAACTTCGGGAGGGCCAGTTCGCGGCGCTCGACGTCAACGCTTTTTCCACCAAGGGCACCAAGACCCTCTGA
- a CDS encoding divergent polysaccharide deacetylase family protein — MAKRTKKRVSPQARPRDLSLWLYLLILLLCAAIVWMVSRRNDSVQVPTEEQATRGGEFDLDKLNGSLEAKFSLPQGGITRWKSRGVEQITLPVDRRKMDLSYANFIVKGVFEAHGAALSAGRVESRGQILTFTRGEDEYVVKLVYAKPSSQESSAKKYLAIVVDDFGSVADEMLQKWLDLPTEVSFAIISRLRHSEETMNRAHAQGRETLVHVPMEPIGYPRQNPGEDPILVQMDQAQVEKTLLRHINSLPLCTGINNHMGSLATTDSNIMGWVMGVLKKKGMSFLDSRTSNVSIAYQAAQKARVPAYRNDLFLDSPDISDANLETRLRLVQELGQRKNTVVVITHCHNADKLEYLKTFMNRIQAAGFTLIPLSQVGKTDVPQIM, encoded by the coding sequence TTGGCGAAGCGGACTAAGAAACGCGTTTCCCCCCAAGCCAGGCCCCGGGATCTGTCGCTCTGGCTCTATCTGCTCATTCTGCTGCTCTGCGCGGCGATCGTTTGGATGGTTTCCCGGCGGAATGACTCGGTCCAGGTTCCCACGGAGGAGCAGGCCACCCGCGGCGGGGAATTCGACCTGGACAAGCTGAATGGATCTCTGGAAGCCAAGTTTTCCCTGCCCCAAGGCGGAATCACCCGCTGGAAATCGCGCGGGGTGGAGCAAATCACCCTGCCCGTCGACCGCAGGAAAATGGACCTCAGCTATGCCAATTTTATCGTCAAGGGCGTGTTTGAGGCCCACGGCGCCGCTCTCAGCGCCGGCAGGGTGGAAAGTAGAGGGCAGATCCTCACTTTTACCCGGGGTGAAGATGAGTATGTGGTCAAACTCGTTTACGCCAAGCCTTCCAGCCAGGAATCCTCAGCAAAGAAATACCTGGCCATCGTGGTGGACGACTTTGGCTCGGTGGCTGACGAGATGCTGCAAAAGTGGCTTGACCTGCCCACCGAGGTAAGTTTTGCCATCATCTCCCGCCTCAGGCACAGCGAGGAAACCATGAACCGCGCCCACGCCCAGGGCCGCGAAACGCTGGTCCACGTCCCCATGGAGCCGATAGGCTATCCGCGCCAGAATCCCGGCGAAGACCCCATCCTGGTGCAAATGGACCAGGCCCAGGTGGAAAAGACCCTGCTGCGCCATATCAACTCGCTTCCGCTCTGCACTGGCATAAACAACCACATGGGCAGCTTGGCCACCACCGACAGCAACATCATGGGCTGGGTGATGGGAGTGCTGAAAAAGAAAGGCATGTCTTTTTTGGACAGCCGCACCTCCAACGTCTCGATCGCCTATCAGGCGGCCCAGAAAGCCCGCGTGCCGGCTTACCGCAACGACCTCTTTCTGGATTCGCCAGACATTTCCGACGCCAATCTGGAAACCAGGCTCCGTCTGGTGCAGGAGCTGGGGCAGCGCAAAAACACCGTTGTGGTGATCACCCATTGCCACAATGCCGACAAGCTGGAATATCTGAAAACTTTCATGAACCGGATCCAGGCGGCGGGTTTCACCCTGATCCCGCTCTCCCAAGTGGGCAAAACCGACGTACCCCAGATAATGTGA
- a CDS encoding undecaprenyl-diphosphate phosphatase: protein MSFFSAVLLGILQGLTEFLPVSSSGHLVLAQHFFGIESGGDALFEVFLHLGTLLAVLAFFRRRVWVLLVSLFSWKRTLRHEAHRRNRNVILYLFCATLATGLIYLLFGDLFESLYAKPLVVAFMLLVTGIIVFVSDHLRSGDIPASNMGVPRAVFIGLIQGIAIIPGISRSGSTIAGSLLAGLKRRDAAEFSFLLSIPAILAANFVNFGLFKQLGWPEFGIYLGGFVAAFAVAYLVIGGLLELISRARLRYFAYYCWALGLISIALLLGKP from the coding sequence GTGAGTTTCTTCAGCGCGGTCCTGTTGGGCATTTTACAGGGTTTGACGGAGTTTCTGCCGGTGAGCAGTTCCGGCCATCTGGTGCTGGCCCAGCACTTCTTTGGGATCGAGTCCGGCGGCGACGCCCTGTTTGAGGTCTTCCTGCATCTGGGCACTCTGCTGGCCGTGCTGGCCTTTTTCCGCCGGCGCGTCTGGGTGCTGCTGGTATCGCTGTTCAGCTGGAAGCGGACCCTGCGGCATGAAGCCCACCGCCGCAACCGCAACGTGATCCTCTACTTGTTCTGCGCCACCCTCGCCACCGGCCTGATCTACCTGTTGTTCGGGGACCTTTTCGAATCCCTTTACGCCAAGCCCCTGGTGGTGGCTTTCATGCTGCTGGTCACGGGGATCATCGTTTTTGTTTCAGACCATCTCCGCTCCGGCGACATCCCCGCCTCGAACATGGGCGTCCCGCGCGCCGTTTTCATCGGCCTGATCCAGGGAATTGCCATCATTCCCGGGATCTCGCGTTCCGGCTCCACCATCGCGGGTTCGCTGCTGGCCGGCCTCAAACGGCGGGACGCGGCGGAGTTTTCCTTTCTGCTCAGCATACCGGCCATCCTGGCGGCAAACTTTGTGAACTTCGGCCTCTTCAAACAACTTGGCTGGCCTGAGTTTGGCATCTATCTGGGCGGTTTTGTGGCTGCCTTCGCGGTGGCCTATCTGGTGATCGGCGGCCTGCTGGAACTGATCTCCCGGGCCAGGCTCAGATATTTCGCCTACTATTGCTGGGCGCTCGGCCTGATCAGCATCGCGCTGCTCCTCGGGAAACCCTGA
- the holA gene encoding DNA polymerase III subunit delta: MAIDALEFDTVKLSLGDNFLLTGGDAFLMDTVTDRVRQELKQNDDVDLVIVYGDEARSAQINDLLDTYSIFSSAKLILFRNADLLKKAELECLANYFADPSPQQSLVITAEKIDARLSGWKKIKEACETVTCEPPRHGGMFAAWLDKALARLGKFMPQPARYAFTNRVELDFASANNELQKLALLVGDRKQITEADVLRGIGSSRVGTQIAFAKALGEKQPREALTLLDRLLASDQKALQITSQINRVFLVIYHILLMKEAHLSPAEISSKHLMEVFADQRKFYLGFAQKYTLPQLEKILAILLDTDSKLKTSQGSDAVLLTTCILRIMEAA, from the coding sequence ATGGCCATCGACGCCCTGGAATTTGACACCGTCAAACTGAGCCTGGGAGACAACTTCCTGCTCACCGGCGGCGACGCGTTCCTGATGGATACAGTCACCGACAGGGTTCGCCAGGAACTGAAGCAAAATGACGATGTGGACTTGGTGATCGTCTATGGAGATGAGGCCAGGAGTGCCCAGATCAACGATCTGCTGGACACCTACTCCATCTTTTCCAGCGCCAAGCTGATCCTCTTCCGCAATGCCGACCTGCTCAAAAAAGCAGAGTTGGAATGTCTGGCGAACTATTTTGCGGACCCTTCCCCGCAGCAGAGCCTGGTGATCACGGCGGAAAAGATCGACGCCCGCCTTTCCGGCTGGAAGAAGATCAAAGAGGCCTGCGAAACCGTCACCTGCGAACCGCCCCGCCATGGAGGCATGTTCGCGGCCTGGCTGGACAAGGCTTTGGCCCGTCTGGGCAAATTCATGCCCCAACCCGCCCGCTACGCTTTCACCAACCGCGTGGAGCTGGATTTCGCCAGCGCCAACAACGAGCTGCAGAAGCTGGCCCTGCTGGTGGGTGACCGCAAACAGATCACTGAAGCCGATGTGCTGCGTGGCATTGGCTCTTCCCGCGTGGGCACCCAGATCGCCTTTGCCAAGGCCCTCGGCGAAAAACAGCCCCGGGAGGCCCTGACCCTGCTGGACCGCCTGCTGGCCTCGGATCAGAAAGCCTTGCAGATCACCAGCCAGATCAACCGCGTCTTTCTGGTGATATACCACATCCTGCTTATGAAGGAAGCCCATCTCAGCCCCGCCGAGATCAGTTCCAAGCACCTCATGGAAGTTTTTGCCGACCAACGCAAATTCTACCTGGGTTTCGCCCAGAAATACACCCTTCCCCAGCTGGAAAAGATCCTGGCCATCCTGCTGGACACCGATTCCAAGCTGAAAACCAGCCAGGGCAGCGACGCCGTGCTGCTCACCACCTGCATCCTGAGGATAATGGAAGCCGCGTGA